Proteins encoded within one genomic window of Setaria italica strain Yugu1 chromosome IV, Setaria_italica_v2.0, whole genome shotgun sequence:
- the LOC105914284 gene encoding uncharacterized protein LOC105914284, producing the protein MESKGLFVKLRDLVVTSKGLFVRSRYLFVIFNSTNGININSHLLLPINRALELGGENFWLFVHLIHLFNWLAFSLLPLSIICSGFPIPTKAKSVLHNEAGYSLCSSFKAKSGPSLIHGRRNFSSGPPGTKNIPKMDSGTKVTSELGTGKRSCVEGDSDSSKSRLKEIADIIGVCGLIFHTYNCVMTFYYAVQIHRSIKALDKVE; encoded by the exons ATGGAGTCTAAGGGCTTGTTTGTGAAGCTTAGGGACTTAGTTGTAACATCCAAGGGTCTTTTTGTAAGGTCCAGGTACCTATTTGTAATATTCAACTCCACCAATGGAATTAATATAAATAGtcatctcctcctccctataaatagagcctTAGAGCTTGGAGGAGAGAACTTTTGGCTATTTGTTCATTTGATTCACTTGTTCAATTGGCTTGCTttctcccttctccctctctccaTTATTTGTTCGGGATTCCCAATCCCAACAAAAGCCAAAAGTGTACTGCACAATGAGGCTGGCTATAGCCTCTGCTCATCCTTCAAG gCAAAGTCTGGTCCCAGCTTGATTCATGGAAGAAGAAACTTCAGCTCAGGCCCTCCTGGCACTAAAAACATTCCCAAG ATGGACTCAGGCACCAAGGTAACCAGTGAACTGGGAACTGGAAAGAGATCTTGTGTGGAAGGAGACTCTGATAGCTCAAA GTCCCGTTTAAAGGAGATAGCAGACATCATCGGGGTCTGTGGATTGATATTTCACACTTACAACTGTGTGATGACTTTCTATTACGCAGTGCAGATACACCGTAGTATAAAGGCCTTGGACAAAGTAGAGTGA